The DNA region TCGCAGCATGAGACGGCAGGCGCAGCTCGTGGTCGGACTCGCGGTGAGCGCGGTGCTGCTGTGGTGGCTGTTCAAGGACACCAACTGGGCCGAGGTGGGCCGGGTCGTGCGCAACGCCGACCTGCTGTGGCTCGCCGCCGCGGTCGGGCTGGTCCTGGCCTCGTTTTTCGTGCGCATCTTCCGGTGGCGGGCGCTGGTGGCGGTGGACCCGGCCCCCTCGTTCATGAAGCTCTTCAACGCGACGCAGATCGGCTTCTTCGCCAATTTCGTGCTGCCCGCGCGGCTGGGCGAGGTGATCCGCGCCGTGGTCCTTTCCCGGGGCACGGGGATTCCGGTGTCGAAGTCACTGGCCTTTGTGGCCGTGGACCGGATCACCGACCTGGTCGGCCTGGCGGGCACCCTGGTGTTCACCGTGGCCTTCTTCCATCCCACCGAGGCGATCTACCTGCCGGAGGAGATGCGCGGCCTGTATGCCGGCCCCATCTCCGCCGTTCTGATCCGCCGGGCCTGCCTCGGCGCGGCGGCGGCCATTGTGGTCGGGTTAACGGGGGCCTTCGTGCTGGCCGCCTCCCGCGGTCTGGCCGCGAGGGTGCTCCAGCGGACGGTGGGGCCCTTTTCCCCCGCCCTGGCCGCCCGGCTCACCGCGCTGGCCGACCATTTCACGTCGGGCATGGCCGTGGTGCGGTCGCCCTGGCGGATGGCCCGCGCCTGTGGAATCAGCCTGGTCCTCTGGGCGGTCTTCGCCCTGACCAACTGGTGCGCCTTCATGGCCCTGCGCCTGGAGGTGCCCTGGTACGCCCCCTTTGTGACCCTTTCCCTGCTGGCCGTTTTCATCAGCCTGCCGGGGCCCCCGGGCTTTATCGGCCCCTATCATGTCGCCATCGCGGGCAGCCTGCTGCTGGTGAACCCCGCGATGAACGTGGACGAGGCCCGCGCCATGGCGATCATGGCCCACCTGCTCAACATGTTTCCCGTGGTGGTGGTCGGGGTGTGGTGCCTGTCGGCGGAGAATGTCAGCCTCGCGCAGGTGAAGGAGACCGGGGAGAGCCTCGCGGACGCGGACGATGCCCCGGAGGAGCCCTCCCCGCCGGAATGAGCGCTCAACGGCTCTTCGGCTTCCTGGGCTTGGCGGGCTGCGCCCCGCGGGCAAGGTCGCGCTCCATGCGTGTGATGCTCCGTTCGGCCCCGGCGGCCTGCTGCGAGCCCGGCTCGGCCGCGATGACGCGCTCATACGACGCGATGGCCGCCGCGTAATCCCCCACCTGCCGCTGGGTCTCGGCGAGCTGGGACAGGGCGGACAGGTTGCCGGGGCGGAGCGCCACCGCCTGCTCATATTGCGCGAGCGCGTCCTCATACTGGCCCAGGCGGCGGTAGGTGTTGCCCATCTGGAGATAGGCGGCGGGGTCGTTGGGCGTCATGGCCGCCGTCGTCTCATACTCCCCGAGCGCCGCGCCGTAGTCGCCCATGCGCCGGTAATAGTCGCCCAGGGCGCGGTGGGCGTCGGGCGCCGAGGGGGTTTCGGCGGCCCACTGCTGCAGCGCCGCGCCCTCCTCCGCGCGCATGCCCAGCTTGCGGTAGAGGTCCGCAGCCATCGGATAGGCGCGCGGGTCCCCGGCGTTCATCGCCTGGAATTCCCGCAGCCGCGCCACCGCCTCCTGGTCGTACCCGTTGCGCGTGTGGGCCTGCG from Candidatus Hydrogenedentota bacterium includes:
- a CDS encoding flippase-like domain-containing protein, which gives rise to MRRQAQLVVGLAVSAVLLWWLFKDTNWAEVGRVVRNADLLWLAAAVGLVLASFFVRIFRWRALVAVDPAPSFMKLFNATQIGFFANFVLPARLGEVIRAVVLSRGTGIPVSKSLAFVAVDRITDLVGLAGTLVFTVAFFHPTEAIYLPEEMRGLYAGPISAVLIRRACLGAAAAIVVGLTGAFVLAASRGLAARVLQRTVGPFSPALAARLTALADHFTSGMAVVRSPWRMARACGISLVLWAVFALTNWCAFMALRLEVPWYAPFVTLSLLAVFISLPGPPGFIGPYHVAIAGSLLLVNPAMNVDEARAMAIMAHLLNMFPVVVVGVWCLSAENVSLAQVKETGESLADADDAPEEPSPPE